One Candidatus Binataceae bacterium genomic window, CTGACTTGTTCTCCAACTCCTTTACCGCTTCCTCCACCGGGGGAATCTGCGAGCGAATTCCCTGCCGGATGCGCCGGCCAAACACGCGTACACTCGAGAAAAGCCGCTTGGCCTCGTCTTCGGTCGCGGCCGCGATCGCGCCGAGCGCCAGCACCACCACGGGCTTGGCCAGACCTTCCGAGGCGCGGAAATGCGAGCGGTAGTATTCGATCGCCTGGCGCGTGGGAACCGGGTCGATGAAATGCGCGAACGCATATGGCAAACCGACCTGCCCTGCCGCCGCGGCGCTCCACATGCTCGAACCGAGCATCCACACCTCCGGCCCGCCGGGCATCTCCGGCGACAGCTCGATGCGGCTGAAGGGATGGTCGGGACGAAAGCCGCGGTTCATAAACGCGAGCAGCTCCATCAGCTGCCGCGGAAAATCGTCGTCTGCCGGCTGGTGCTCGCGATCACGACGCAGGGCGAAGGAATCCACCGGACTGCCGCCGGGCGCGCGCCCCAGCCCGAGATCGATGCGCCCGGGATACAGCGCGTGCAGGACTTTGAACTGTTCGACCACTTTCATCGGGCTGTAGTGCGGAAGCATCACCCCGCCCGATCCCACCCGCATCGAGGAAGTCTCGGCCGCTACCCGTGCGATCATGATTTCCGGGGCGGGACTCGCAAACGCGGCAGTCGCGTGGTGCTCCGCGATCCAATAGCGATGGTATCCCAGCGCTTCGGCGAGCCGCGCTAGTTCGATGGTATTGCGCAGGGCCTCGGCGCTGGTGTGCCCCGCTGGAACCGGAGATTGATCGACGATCGAGAGTTTCAAGCTCAGTTACCTTTAGCTGAGTGTGCGACATCCCGCACCGTGTGAAAAGCGCGGTCCGAAATAGACGGGCGCCTGCTATCCATGAACTCCGCGCATTCCCGTCCAGCTCTGCTGATTCAATCAGCGCGGTTGCTGGCATTCATTAAGATCTCGCTTACGCGCTGAGTCGCCCGCAGGTTGCTGCTCGACGCGGCGTCAACTGACCAGCACCGCGTCATCCACCTCACGGTGCGGGCTCATCATTTCATCCTGATTGCGAGAT contains:
- a CDS encoding LLM class flavin-dependent oxidoreductase — its product is MKLSIVDQSPVPAGHTSAEALRNTIELARLAEALGYHRYWIAEHHATAAFASPAPEIMIARVAAETSSMRVGSGGVMLPHYSPMKVVEQFKVLHALYPGRIDLGLGRAPGGSPVDSFALRRDREHQPADDDFPRQLMELLAFMNRGFRPDHPFSRIELSPEMPGGPEVWMLGSSMWSAAAAGQVGLPYAFAHFIDPVPTRQAIEYYRSHFRASEGLAKPVVVLALGAIAAATEDEAKRLFSSVRVFGRRIRQGIRSQIPPVEEAVKELENKSGPDRPDNGEWPRIVIGEANDVRDRLIDMASVLGAEEVMIVTITHDHQARLNSYRLLAKAFGLTPRPAPDPVSPS